A region of Kribbella sp. NBC_01245 DNA encodes the following proteins:
- a CDS encoding ABC transporter ATP-binding protein, translating into MIEVRGLTKRYGEVLAVDDLSFDVEQGLVTGFLGPNGAGKSTTMRMMLGLDRPTSGTALVNGRAFATYAEPLREVGALLDAGSVHPGRTGRNHLRVAARSNGIPLRRVEEVIDQVGLGAAARRRIKGYSLGMRQRLGIAAALLADPRVLLFDEPINGLDLDGVRWIRDLLRQLADEGRTVLVSSHLMSEMQQTADRLIVIGRGRLIADATTADILRGLGRRQVRVRSSQPDLLFSRLKKHGLAVERVEPNELEVEGSTAEDVGNLAHALGVPLHHLSDVEQSLEQAFIELTSDSVEFHGHPDGEAEVAQ; encoded by the coding sequence ATGATCGAGGTACGTGGGCTGACGAAGAGGTACGGCGAGGTGCTGGCCGTCGACGATCTGAGTTTCGACGTCGAGCAGGGCCTGGTGACGGGGTTCCTCGGCCCGAACGGCGCCGGGAAGTCGACCACGATGCGGATGATGCTCGGCCTCGACCGGCCCACGTCCGGGACGGCGCTCGTGAACGGACGGGCGTTCGCGACGTACGCCGAACCGCTGCGCGAGGTTGGCGCGCTGCTGGACGCCGGTTCCGTGCATCCCGGTCGGACCGGACGCAATCACCTTCGCGTCGCCGCGCGGTCGAACGGCATCCCGCTGCGCAGGGTCGAGGAGGTGATTGACCAGGTCGGCCTCGGTGCCGCGGCCCGCCGCCGGATCAAGGGCTACTCGCTGGGAATGCGCCAGCGCCTCGGGATCGCGGCCGCGCTGCTCGCCGATCCGCGCGTGCTGCTGTTCGACGAGCCGATCAACGGGCTGGACCTCGACGGCGTCCGGTGGATTCGCGACCTGCTGCGCCAACTCGCCGACGAGGGGCGCACCGTGCTGGTTTCGAGCCACCTGATGAGCGAGATGCAGCAGACCGCCGACCGGCTGATCGTCATTGGTCGCGGCAGGCTGATCGCCGACGCGACGACGGCGGACATCCTGCGTGGATTGGGCCGCCGCCAAGTGCGAGTCCGTAGCTCGCAGCCGGACTTGCTGTTCAGCCGACTGAAAAAGCACGGACTCGCGGTCGAACGAGTCGAACCGAACGAGCTGGAGGTCGAGGGCAGTACGGCCGAGGACGTGGGCAATCTCGCCCACGCGCTAGGCGTTCCGCTGCACCACCTCTCGGATGTCGAGCAATCCCTCGAGCAGGCGTTCATCGAACTGACCAGCGACAGCGTGGAGTTCCACGGCCACCCTGATGGAGAGGCTGAGGTGGCACAGTGA
- a CDS encoding response regulator transcription factor — protein sequence MPVSGTAHRILVVEDEPVINQAVTDRLRGSGYDVVQAWDGPGAVAQFAETAPDLVVLDVMLPGFDGHEVCRRIQAERPVPVLMLTARDDEADILVGLGVGADDYLTKPFRMRELVARVGALLRRVDRAAELAARAPADLGDLRVDAASRRVWVDHTEVHLTPTEFDLLVCLAGEPGVVLTREHLYAEVWGWPGASGTRTVDSHVKALRAKIGADRVRTVHGVGYALEPGAEA from the coding sequence ATGCCAGTCAGTGGAACGGCCCACAGGATCCTCGTCGTCGAGGACGAGCCGGTGATCAACCAGGCGGTCACCGACCGGTTGCGCGGTTCGGGGTACGACGTGGTGCAGGCGTGGGACGGACCGGGCGCGGTCGCGCAGTTCGCCGAGACGGCGCCGGATCTCGTCGTACTGGACGTGATGCTGCCCGGGTTCGACGGCCACGAGGTGTGCCGGCGGATCCAGGCCGAACGGCCGGTGCCGGTGCTGATGTTGACCGCGCGCGACGACGAGGCGGACATCCTGGTCGGGCTCGGCGTCGGCGCGGACGACTACCTCACCAAGCCCTTCCGGATGCGGGAGTTGGTCGCTCGGGTTGGCGCTTTGCTGCGACGCGTCGACCGTGCGGCGGAGCTGGCTGCCCGTGCTCCCGCCGATCTGGGGGATCTGCGCGTCGATGCGGCCTCTCGCCGGGTCTGGGTTGACCACACGGAGGTGCATCTCACGCCGACCGAGTTCGATCTCTTGGTCTGCTTGGCGGGTGAACCTGGCGTCGTCCTGACCCGGGAGCACTTGTACGCCGAGGTTTGGGGCTGGCCTGGCGCGTCTGGGACTCGGACGGTCGACAGCCACGTGAAGGCGCTGCGAGCCAAGATCGGCGCGGACCGGGTGCGCACGGTGCATGGCGTCGGCTACGCGCTCGAACCGGGAGCTGAAGCGTGA
- a CDS encoding DUF4153 domain-containing protein, with protein sequence MSSPLLDQVTSVKVKLGLLVAISVTVASIVAAVGAVGGVPFWLSVPVTVALALAVTQLLAVGMTSPLREMTVAARRMARGDYSGRVTATSVDEVGELARAFNRMAEDLAAVDRQRRELVANVSHELRTPLTALCAVLENLVDGVAEPDPVALRTALDQAERLATLASDLLDLARVDAGEAQLSTEQVPVGELLERAVAEARVTGREVRYDVRVTPSELTVPADPARLHQLVGNLLDNASRHSPAGGVVRIIAQATATGWRLEVADEGPGIPAADRDRVFERFGTLADSEGGGGTGLGLAIARWVTDLHGGTIHFVEPEQGTTGALVRVDLPREPRQPITPIQEARKAQEIVMTTNPVESPKPPAPAAAGVPESGMDTLFGKFWPEAGVPGNVRAVLGSVAVGLLAAIVLPFRDGGVGTFAVILAAGGVILGFSANRRSRFTLACAALCVLLAATVLFRDADWIVVLCVLAAGVVCVAGLVNGRSMPAFVLAGFALPLAGLRGLPWLGRSLRAVRGLGKSAAAIRTVIWSLLAVLVFGLLFASADALFAKWADAIVPDLDLDTFVLRSFITVAVGGVVLAATYLALNPPRVEPGGGPVRPVAHRYEWLAPVLLVDLVFLVFLAAQATASFGGHDYLERITGLTYAEYVHQGFGQLTVATALTLLVVWAAARKAPRTTAADRLWLRGSLGLLCVLTLVVVASALYRMHVYQEAYGFTQLRLLVDVFEGWLGLLVLGVMAAGLTLRASWLPRAALLSGTVLLLGVAAINPDAWIAQRNIDRYAETGKVDWSYLQSLSADAVPVLATLPPDVAACALDGQKPSDDDWLEWNLGRHRAESRLLIARPYNSALCTQSTR encoded by the coding sequence GTGAGTAGCCCGTTGCTGGACCAGGTGACGTCGGTCAAGGTGAAGCTTGGCCTGCTGGTCGCGATCAGTGTCACCGTGGCCTCGATCGTCGCGGCGGTCGGCGCCGTTGGCGGTGTGCCGTTCTGGCTCAGCGTCCCGGTCACGGTGGCGCTGGCCCTCGCGGTGACCCAACTGCTGGCCGTGGGCATGACCTCACCACTGCGTGAGATGACGGTTGCCGCGCGGCGGATGGCCCGCGGCGACTACTCGGGCCGCGTTACCGCGACTTCGGTCGACGAGGTGGGCGAACTGGCCCGGGCGTTCAACCGGATGGCCGAGGACCTGGCCGCCGTCGATCGCCAGCGCCGCGAGCTCGTCGCCAACGTGAGCCATGAACTGCGCACCCCGCTCACCGCGTTGTGCGCCGTACTCGAGAATCTCGTGGATGGCGTGGCCGAGCCGGATCCCGTCGCGCTGCGAACCGCGCTCGACCAGGCCGAACGGCTTGCCACGCTGGCGTCCGACCTGCTCGACCTTGCTCGGGTGGACGCGGGCGAGGCGCAACTCTCGACCGAGCAGGTACCGGTAGGCGAGTTGCTGGAGCGCGCTGTCGCCGAGGCGCGAGTGACCGGTCGTGAGGTTCGGTACGACGTACGCGTGACGCCGTCGGAATTGACGGTCCCGGCCGATCCGGCCCGGCTGCACCAGTTGGTCGGCAACCTGCTCGACAACGCGTCGCGGCACAGCCCGGCCGGCGGCGTGGTGCGAATCATCGCGCAGGCCACGGCGACCGGTTGGCGGCTCGAGGTTGCCGACGAGGGGCCGGGTATTCCCGCCGCCGATCGGGATCGCGTGTTCGAGCGGTTCGGGACGTTGGCGGACTCCGAAGGCGGCGGCGGTACCGGGCTCGGCCTGGCCATCGCCCGCTGGGTGACCGACCTCCACGGCGGAACGATCCACTTCGTCGAGCCGGAGCAGGGGACCACGGGCGCGCTCGTCCGCGTCGACCTGCCGCGGGAACCACGGCAACCCATTACGCCCATTCAGGAAGCCAGAAAGGCCCAGGAGATAGTCATGACGACGAACCCCGTCGAAAGCCCCAAACCCCCAGCACCTGCTGCGGCCGGGGTGCCCGAGTCGGGCATGGACACGCTGTTCGGCAAGTTCTGGCCCGAAGCCGGCGTGCCTGGCAACGTACGCGCCGTTCTCGGCAGTGTCGCGGTCGGCCTGCTGGCGGCGATCGTGCTGCCGTTCCGGGATGGCGGAGTCGGCACGTTCGCGGTGATCCTCGCGGCCGGAGGCGTGATCCTCGGGTTCAGTGCCAACCGGCGCTCGCGTTTCACCCTGGCCTGCGCCGCGTTGTGCGTGCTGCTTGCCGCGACCGTTCTCTTCCGGGACGCGGATTGGATCGTCGTCCTCTGCGTCCTGGCCGCTGGTGTGGTTTGCGTGGCGGGTCTGGTGAACGGGCGCAGCATGCCCGCGTTCGTGCTGGCCGGTTTCGCCTTGCCGCTCGCCGGGTTGCGCGGTCTTCCGTGGCTTGGTCGCTCCCTCCGTGCCGTCAGGGGTCTCGGGAAGAGTGCGGCGGCGATTCGTACGGTCATCTGGTCGTTGTTGGCGGTGCTCGTCTTCGGATTGCTGTTCGCCTCGGCCGACGCGCTGTTCGCGAAGTGGGCGGACGCGATCGTGCCCGACCTGGACCTCGACACGTTCGTACTCCGCTCGTTCATCACCGTGGCGGTCGGCGGCGTGGTGCTCGCGGCGACGTACCTCGCGCTGAACCCGCCGCGCGTCGAGCCGGGCGGCGGTCCCGTGCGACCGGTCGCGCACCGCTACGAGTGGCTGGCGCCGGTGCTGCTGGTGGACCTGGTCTTCCTGGTTTTCCTTGCGGCGCAGGCAACGGCCAGCTTCGGTGGGCACGACTACCTCGAACGCATCACGGGTCTCACCTATGCGGAGTACGTCCACCAGGGCTTCGGTCAGCTCACTGTCGCCACTGCGCTCACGCTGCTCGTGGTGTGGGCGGCTGCTCGCAAGGCACCCCGTACGACGGCGGCGGACCGGCTCTGGCTACGCGGATCCCTTGGCCTGCTTTGCGTGCTGACATTGGTAGTGGTCGCCTCTGCGCTCTACCGGATGCATGTCTACCAGGAGGCGTACGGCTTCACCCAGCTCCGCTTGCTGGTCGACGTCTTCGAGGGTTGGCTGGGGCTGCTGGTGCTCGGCGTGATGGCGGCGGGCCTGACGCTTCGGGCGTCCTGGCTGCCGCGCGCCGCCTTGCTCAGCGGGACCGTCCTCCTGCTCGGCGTGGCCGCGATCAACCCGGACGCGTGGATCGCCCAGCGCAACATCGACCGGTACGCCGAAACGGGTAAGGTCGATTGGTCTTACCTGCAAAGCCTTTCTGCCGACGCCGTGCCAGTACTCGCGACGCTTCCGCCCGACGTGGCCGCGTGCGCGCTGGACGGACAGAAGCCGAGCGACGACGACTGGCTCGAGTGGAACCTCGGCCGCCACCGCGCCGAATCCCGCCTACTCATCGCCCGCCCCTACAACAGCGCCCTCTGCACCCAATCCACCCGCTAG
- a CDS encoding threonine ammonia-lyase, translating to MTLIEMTPEVCVRLDLARILLARGQINPLFVDTPQYECEPLSEVLGCRLVLKVETLNPTRSFKGRGTETVLTRLGEGTMEVVCASAGNLGQALAFSGRLRGIGVTVIASSAANALKAERMKALGANVVLVDGEIEQALETAKRYASETGAFLVEDSKDLGTCEGAATIGVELSELPGDLDAVLISLGAGAMASGVGFALKSLRKTHTEVICVQPENAPAMTLAWRAGRPIEVGRPNTIADGVAGRYVIPEVLDDLLAVVDDALLVTEGGIVEAMRLLYVHAGLVVEPAAALGVASILEGGGRFDGKTVATILCGSNVTPTDFDRWTRSTGC from the coding sequence GTGACGTTGATCGAGATGACGCCGGAGGTTTGTGTGCGGTTGGACCTTGCGAGGATTTTGCTCGCCCGTGGCCAGATCAATCCGTTGTTCGTCGACACGCCGCAGTACGAGTGTGAGCCGTTGAGCGAGGTGCTGGGGTGCCGGCTTGTGCTGAAGGTGGAGACGCTTAACCCGACGCGCTCGTTCAAAGGCCGGGGTACGGAGACCGTTCTCACTCGTCTCGGCGAAGGGACGATGGAGGTCGTTTGCGCGAGCGCGGGGAACCTTGGTCAGGCGCTCGCCTTCAGCGGCCGGCTGCGTGGCATCGGGGTCACGGTGATCGCATCGTCGGCCGCCAACGCACTGAAGGCCGAGCGAATGAAGGCACTCGGCGCCAACGTGGTGCTGGTCGACGGGGAAATCGAGCAGGCCCTCGAAACCGCCAAACGCTATGCCAGCGAGACCGGCGCGTTTCTGGTCGAGGACAGCAAAGACCTCGGCACCTGTGAGGGAGCAGCGACGATCGGCGTTGAGCTCTCGGAACTACCCGGCGACCTCGACGCGGTGCTGATCTCGTTAGGCGCCGGCGCGATGGCGTCCGGGGTCGGTTTTGCGCTGAAGAGTCTGCGCAAAACCCACACCGAGGTCATCTGTGTCCAACCCGAGAACGCGCCGGCGATGACGCTGGCATGGCGAGCGGGCCGGCCGATCGAGGTTGGGCGCCCGAATACCATCGCCGACGGCGTCGCGGGCCGCTATGTCATCCCGGAGGTGCTCGACGATCTCCTGGCGGTCGTGGATGACGCACTACTGGTCACCGAAGGCGGCATCGTCGAAGCAATGCGCCTTCTCTACGTGCACGCCGGCCTGGTGGTCGAACCAGCCGCAGCCCTGGGAGTCGCGTCGATCCTCGAGGGCGGAGGCCGGTTCGACGGCAAGACCGTCGCGACGATCCTCTGCGGCAGCAACGTCACGCCGACGGATTTCGATCGCTGGACTCGCAGTACGGGGTGCTAG
- a CDS encoding UvrD-helicase domain-containing protein, with protein sequence MTEFADAASRSRIETDTATTLFVEAGAGSGKTHALVDRVTTLVLRDGVPLRSIAAVTFTEKAGAELRDRLRVEFEHAWYGALQAAGSADALSVEADALAEAAAEALDDLDSASIGTLHSFAQQLLMAHPIEAGLPPLIDVLDEVGSSVAFEERWAELQRQLLDDESIAEPLLLAMAVGVELKHVRSLAKLFGKDWDLIGDRVLVEPPELVAMPDLSGLVAACAAIGAQAAECRDADDRLLAKVLAVQETGLWLSTASDQESQLALLQSFRGLKFGRLGRKENWPDIAKLRDDCATVVDLAISLVDLLLDACLRHLSHWVAVRVLESAELRRAEGRLEFHDLLVLARDLLRRDPAVRDALQERYQRLLLDEFQDTDPIQIELAVRIAGGAAATAADWREVEVPPGRLFVVGDPKQSIYRFRRANIATYLAAQDNLGETVALTTNFRTVPPILDWLNAVFARLIEPADGAQPSYQPLDPHRSPFASPPEPDPGTSVEGDQLELDWDFGNPEPAPLAKVIQFPSPLAQQEPVADPSAFSDQGGPAVVVLGAEPHQDLPRAQASVLREREAADVAGVVGQALRDEWQVYDEQTQAWRPAGLGDIAVLVPARTSLPYLEEALDSAGIAYRAEASSLVYQTAEVRDLLACARALADPSDQLSLVTALRSPLFGCGDDDLFTWKRDGGSFTLTAPIRPELVSHPVGEAIDWLRGAHYAARWQTPSEVLGKIVADRRMLEVATTGPRSRDAWRRLRFVIDQARAWSEVEHGGLRSYLAWAAHQGEETSRVAEAVLPETDADAVRVMTIHAAKGLEFPIVVLSGMTAAPNRQRGVQVLWPADGGYAVKLKASVQTEDFDLVQPVDEQMDAYERRRLLYVAATRARDHLVVSLHRSGNRTHSSNAELFAGADGATSANAVSFTAEPLAEAVPTPEPVVIPPMPHDTWTTRITAARAASRRKSAQSASGLEGTAPAVTPIAAESAASDPATAKGARDLELPPWSKGRYGTAIGRAVHGVLQVIDLATGAGLPEAVASQCIAEAVPDHDEIVEALVRSALTSEPVRRAAVREHWRESYVGAVQPDGTILEGFVDLIYREDDGTLVIIDYKTDAIPTAALDERVAYYAPQLNTYAAIIDPTATQLLLFLTPTTAIPRPL encoded by the coding sequence ATGACTGAGTTCGCGGACGCCGCTTCCCGCTCGCGGATCGAGACCGACACCGCGACGACCTTGTTCGTCGAGGCCGGTGCTGGTTCGGGGAAGACCCATGCCTTGGTGGATCGCGTCACCACGTTGGTGTTGCGAGATGGCGTGCCGTTGCGCTCGATCGCGGCCGTGACGTTCACCGAGAAGGCCGGCGCGGAGCTGCGGGACCGGCTTCGGGTGGAGTTCGAGCACGCTTGGTATGGCGCTTTGCAGGCGGCAGGCTCGGCTGATGCTTTGTCGGTTGAGGCTGATGCTTTGGCGGAGGCGGCGGCTGAGGCGTTGGACGATCTGGACTCCGCCTCGATCGGGACATTGCACTCGTTCGCGCAACAGCTGCTGATGGCCCATCCGATCGAGGCCGGGTTGCCGCCGTTGATCGACGTGCTCGACGAGGTCGGTTCGTCGGTCGCCTTCGAGGAGCGCTGGGCCGAGCTGCAACGGCAACTGCTCGACGACGAGTCGATCGCCGAGCCGCTGCTACTCGCGATGGCGGTTGGTGTCGAGCTCAAACACGTGCGTTCGTTGGCGAAACTCTTCGGCAAGGACTGGGACCTGATCGGCGATCGTGTGCTGGTCGAACCGCCCGAGCTGGTCGCGATGCCCGACCTGTCCGGCCTGGTCGCGGCGTGCGCGGCGATCGGCGCCCAGGCGGCGGAGTGCCGTGACGCCGATGACCGGCTGCTGGCGAAAGTGCTCGCGGTGCAGGAGACCGGGTTGTGGCTTTCGACGGCTTCGGACCAGGAGTCGCAGCTCGCGTTGTTGCAGTCGTTCCGGGGGCTCAAGTTCGGCCGGCTCGGGCGGAAGGAGAACTGGCCCGATATCGCCAAACTCCGTGACGACTGCGCGACGGTGGTGGATCTGGCCATCTCGTTGGTGGACCTGCTGCTCGATGCGTGTCTGCGGCATCTGTCCCATTGGGTCGCGGTGCGCGTGCTGGAATCGGCCGAGCTACGGCGGGCCGAGGGGCGGTTGGAGTTCCACGATCTGCTGGTGCTCGCGCGGGACCTGCTGCGACGCGATCCAGCCGTGCGGGATGCGTTGCAGGAGCGGTATCAGCGGTTGCTGCTGGACGAGTTCCAGGACACGGACCCGATTCAGATCGAACTGGCCGTGCGGATCGCGGGTGGTGCCGCTGCGACGGCCGCGGATTGGCGTGAGGTCGAGGTGCCGCCCGGGCGGTTGTTCGTGGTCGGCGACCCGAAGCAGTCGATCTACCGATTCCGCCGCGCCAACATAGCGACGTACCTGGCGGCGCAGGACAACCTCGGCGAGACCGTTGCCCTGACCACCAATTTCCGGACTGTGCCGCCGATCCTGGACTGGCTGAACGCCGTCTTCGCGCGCCTGATCGAGCCGGCGGACGGCGCGCAGCCGTCGTACCAGCCGCTCGATCCGCATCGGTCACCCTTCGCCTCGCCACCTGAGCCGGATCCGGGGACGTCGGTTGAGGGGGATCAGCTCGAGCTCGATTGGGACTTCGGGAATCCGGAGCCCGCGCCGCTGGCCAAGGTGATCCAGTTCCCGTCGCCGCTTGCCCAACAGGAGCCGGTTGCGGATCCCTCGGCTTTTTCGGATCAGGGTGGGCCGGCCGTCGTCGTGCTTGGGGCTGAGCCGCATCAGGATTTGCCGCGGGCGCAGGCTTCGGTGTTGCGCGAGCGCGAGGCCGCCGATGTCGCCGGCGTGGTGGGGCAGGCGTTGCGCGACGAGTGGCAGGTGTACGACGAGCAGACGCAGGCTTGGCGTCCGGCCGGGCTTGGCGACATCGCCGTGCTGGTGCCCGCTCGGACTTCACTCCCCTATCTCGAAGAGGCGCTCGACTCGGCCGGCATCGCGTATCGCGCCGAGGCGAGCTCGCTGGTCTACCAGACCGCCGAGGTGCGCGACCTGCTCGCGTGCGCCCGCGCCCTCGCCGATCCGAGTGACCAGCTCTCGCTCGTGACGGCACTGCGCTCGCCGTTGTTCGGCTGTGGCGATGACGACCTGTTCACCTGGAAACGCGATGGCGGCTCGTTCACCCTGACCGCGCCGATTCGTCCGGAGCTGGTCTCGCATCCGGTCGGCGAGGCGATCGACTGGCTTCGCGGTGCGCATTACGCCGCGCGCTGGCAGACGCCGAGCGAGGTCCTCGGCAAGATCGTGGCCGATCGGCGAATGCTCGAGGTCGCGACTACCGGTCCGCGTTCGCGCGATGCCTGGCGCCGCCTGCGCTTCGTCATCGATCAGGCCCGCGCGTGGTCCGAGGTCGAGCACGGCGGCCTCCGGTCGTACCTCGCCTGGGCCGCACACCAGGGCGAAGAGACCTCGCGAGTCGCCGAGGCCGTCCTGCCCGAGACGGACGCGGACGCCGTACGGGTGATGACGATTCACGCCGCGAAAGGCCTCGAGTTCCCGATCGTCGTCCTGTCGGGTATGACCGCCGCCCCGAACCGCCAACGCGGCGTACAGGTGCTCTGGCCTGCCGACGGCGGTTACGCGGTGAAGCTCAAGGCGTCGGTCCAAACGGAGGACTTCGACCTGGTCCAACCCGTCGACGAACAGATGGACGCGTACGAACGACGCCGCCTGCTTTACGTCGCCGCCACCCGGGCCCGCGACCACCTGGTCGTCTCCCTGCACCGGTCCGGCAACCGCACCCACTCCAGCAACGCCGAGCTCTTTGCCGGTGCAGACGGCGCGACCTCGGCCAACGCCGTCTCCTTCACCGCCGAGCCTTTGGCCGAGGCGGTGCCAACACCCGAGCCCGTGGTCATCCCGCCCATGCCGCACGACACGTGGACCACCCGCATCACCGCCGCCCGCGCCGCCAGCCGCCGCAAATCCGCCCAAAGCGCCTCCGGCCTCGAAGGCACCGCGCCCGCCGTCACACCCATCGCCGCCGAGTCGGCTGCTTCGGATCCCGCGACGGCCAAGGGTGCAAGGGATCTCGAGCTGCCGCCATGGTCAAAGGGCCGCTACGGTACGGCGATCGGCCGGGCCGTGCACGGCGTCCTCCAAGTCATCGACCTGGCCACCGGCGCGGGCCTGCCCGAAGCCGTCGCCTCCCAATGCATCGCCGAAGCCGTCCCCGACCACGACGAAATCGTCGAAGCCCTGGTCCGCTCGGCCCTCACCTCCGAGCCCGTACGCCGAGCCGCCGTTCGCGAACACTGGCGCGAGTCGTACGTAGGAGCAGTCCAACCAGACGGCACGATCCTCGAAGGTTTCGTCGACCTCATCTACCGCGAAGACGACGGCACCCTCGTCATCATCGACTACAAAACCGACGCCATCCCCACCGCCGCCCTCGACGAACGCGTCGCCTACTACGCCCCCCAACTCAACACCTACGCCGCCATCATCGACCCCACCGCCACCCAACTCCTCCTCTTCCTCACCCCCACCACCGCCATCCCCCGCCCCCTCTAG